The following proteins are encoded in a genomic region of Neospora caninum Liverpool complete genome, chromosome XI:
- a CDS encoding putative alanine dehydrogenase, with translation MIIGCPRERKQGEGRVGLAPAGVLELVKAGHTVLIEKNAGEKAHFTDEHYIQQGAEIVASVEELFERSEMIVKVKEPQPDEWKLVKPGQILFCYFHFCASESLTKAMLKSGAICISYETVQKDGRLPLLEPMSEVAGRMSIQCGMHFLETPHGGSGVLLSGLPGVRRGRVLILGGGVVGTSAASAAAGVGADVVIFDKNVDRLRTLASIMPPNVSTRCAGEDALLEELSLCDLLVGAVLIPGRRAPKIVRREHLKRMKRGSVIVDVSVDHGGCVETTRVTSHHDPVYEVDGIIHYGVANMPAAVAHSSTLALTNVTLPYILCLGKLGWVQACLTDSALMLGLNVAEGKVLHPGVAEAFGLDSVPLSEFLEGAQGAENNKRLDGLKGTQYV, from the exons ATGATTATTGGGTGCCcacgcgaaagaaaacagggTGAGGGCCGAGTTGGTCTCGCGCCGGCCGGTGTTCTGGAGCTTGTTAAAGCTGGTCATACAGTCCTCATTGAGAAGAATGCAGGGGAGAAGGCACATTTCACCGATGAACATTACATTCAACAGGGGGCTGAGATTGTTGCCTCTGTGGAGGAGCTATTTGAACGCTCGGAAATGATTGTTAAG GTGAAGGAGCCGCAGCCGGATGAATGGAAGCTCGTGAAGCCAGGGCAGATACTTTTTTGTTACTTCCATTTTTGCGCGAGCGAAAGTCTCACGAAAGCCATGCTGAAAAGCGGTGCCATATGCATCAGCTACGAGACGGTTCAGAAGGATGGACGGTTACCTCTTCTCGAGCCGATGTCCGAGGTTGCCGGTAGAATGTCGATTCAATGCGGAATGCATTTCTTGGAAACTCCCCACGGAGGATCCGGAGTTTTGCTGTCGGGATTGCCGGGCGTTCGTCGTGGTCGTGTGCTCATTCTGGGAGGCGGTGTAGTGGGAACGAGCGCGGCATCCGCTGCCGCTGGTGTTGGAGCGGATGTTGTGATCTTCGACAAGAATGTGGATCGTCTTCGGACACTTGCAAGCATCATGCCCCCGAATGTGAGCACGCGGtgcgccggcgaggacgctCTCCTAGAAGAGCTGTCTTTGTGCGACCTTTTGGTTGGTGCCGTGTTAATTCCCGGTCGCAGGGCGCCCAAGATCGTCCGTCGAGAACACTTGAAGCGGATGAAACGCGGCTCTGTTATAGTTGATGTTTCCGTTGATCACGGTGGCTGCGTCGAAACGACACGTGTAACGAGCCACCACGACCCTGTTTATGAAGTGGATGGAATTATTCACTACGGGGTTGCAAATATGCCAGCTGCGGTGGCGCACTCTAGCACACTAGCCCTTACCAACGTCACGCTGCCTTACATCCTGTGTCTGGGGAAGCTTGGGTGGGTGCAGGCGTGTCTGACGGACTCTGCCTTAATGTTGGGATTGAATGTTGCTGAAGGAAAGGTTCTTCATCCAGGCGTGGCCGAGGCTTTTGGCCTTGACAGCGTTCCTCTGAGCGAATTCCTCGAGGGAGCGCAGGGGGCTGAAAATAACAAGCGCCTTGATGGGCTAAAAGGGACACAATATGTGTAA